The following proteins are co-located in the Pseudomonas fluorescens genome:
- a CDS encoding YgiQ family radical SAM protein — protein MQTAKPLFDYPKYWAECFGPAPFLPMSREEMDQLGWDSCDIIIVTGDAYVDHPSFGMAIIGRLLESQGFRVGIIAQPNWQSKDDFMKLGEPNLFFGVAAGNMDSMINRYTADKKIRSDDAYTPGGMAGKRPDRASLVYSQRCKEAYKNVPIVLGGIEASLRRIAHYDYWQDRVRNSILIDATADILLYGNAERAIVEVAQRLSWGHKIEDITDVRGTAFIRRDTPQGWYEVDSTRIDRPGKIDKIINPYVNTQDTQACAIEQEKGPVDDPEEAKVVQILASPRMTRDKTVIRLPSVEKVRGDAVLYAHANRVLHLETNPGNARALVQKHGEVDVWFNPPPIPMTTEEMDYVFGMPYARVPHPAYGKEKIPAYDMIRFSVNIMRGCFGGCTFCSITEHEGRIIQNRSEESIIREIEEIRDKVPGFTGVISDLGGPTANMYRIACKSPEIESACRKPSCVFPGICPNLNTDHSSLIQLYRSARALPGVKKILIASGLRYDLAVESPEYVKELVTHHVGGYLKIAPEHTEEGPLNQMMKPGIGSYDKFKRMFEKYTKEAGKEQYLIPYFIAAHPGTTDEDMMNLALWLKGNGFRADQVQAFYPSPMATATAMYHSGKNPLRKVTYKSDAVTIVKSEEQRRLHKAFLRYHDPKGWPMLREALTRMGRADLIGPGKDQLIPLHQPATDSYQSARRKNSTPAGSHKVAKETTTKILTQHTGLPPRGSDGSNPWDKREQAKAAAMARNKQAAKERADAAKGKGGKPARKPVVPR, from the coding sequence ATGCAAACAGCCAAGCCGTTATTTGACTATCCCAAGTACTGGGCCGAATGTTTCGGTCCTGCGCCATTCCTGCCGATGAGCAGGGAGGAGATGGATCAGCTTGGCTGGGATTCCTGCGACATCATCATCGTTACCGGTGATGCGTACGTGGATCACCCGTCGTTCGGCATGGCCATCATCGGCCGGCTGCTGGAGTCCCAGGGCTTTCGCGTCGGGATCATTGCCCAGCCGAACTGGCAGTCCAAAGACGACTTCATGAAGCTCGGCGAGCCGAACCTGTTCTTCGGCGTCGCGGCCGGCAACATGGACTCGATGATCAACCGCTACACCGCCGACAAGAAAATCCGTTCCGACGACGCCTACACCCCAGGCGGCATGGCCGGCAAACGCCCGGATCGCGCGAGCCTGGTGTACAGCCAGCGCTGCAAAGAAGCCTACAAGAACGTGCCGATCGTGCTCGGTGGCATCGAAGCGTCCCTGCGCCGCATCGCCCACTACGACTACTGGCAGGACCGCGTGCGCAACTCGATCCTGATCGACGCCACCGCCGATATCCTGCTGTACGGCAACGCCGAGCGGGCCATCGTCGAAGTCGCCCAGCGTTTGTCCTGGGGTCACAAGATCGAAGACATCACCGACGTGCGCGGCACCGCGTTCATTCGTCGTGACACGCCGCAAGGTTGGTACGAAGTGGACTCCACGCGTATTGACCGCCCGGGCAAGATCGACAAGATCATCAATCCGTATGTGAATACCCAGGACACCCAGGCCTGCGCCATCGAGCAAGAGAAAGGCCCGGTGGACGACCCGGAAGAAGCCAAGGTCGTACAGATCCTGGCCAGCCCGCGCATGACCCGCGACAAGACCGTGATTCGACTGCCCTCGGTAGAAAAGGTCCGTGGCGACGCGGTGCTGTATGCCCACGCCAACCGCGTATTGCACTTGGAAACCAACCCAGGCAACGCCCGCGCCCTCGTGCAGAAGCACGGTGAAGTGGATGTGTGGTTCAACCCGCCGCCCATTCCGATGACCACCGAAGAAATGGACTACGTGTTTGGCATGCCTTACGCCCGTGTCCCGCACCCGGCGTACGGCAAGGAAAAGATTCCGGCCTACGACATGATCCGTTTTTCGGTGAACATCATGCGTGGCTGCTTCGGCGGCTGTACCTTCTGCTCCATCACCGAGCACGAAGGCCGCATCATCCAGAACCGTTCCGAAGAGTCGATCATTCGCGAAATCGAAGAGATCCGCGACAAAGTGCCCGGCTTCACCGGCGTGATCTCCGACCTCGGCGGCCCGACCGCGAACATGTACCGCATCGCCTGCAAGAGCCCGGAAATCGAATCCGCGTGCCGTAAGCCTTCGTGTGTGTTCCCAGGCATCTGCCCGAACCTGAACACCGACCACTCGTCGCTGATTCAGCTGTACCGCAGCGCCCGTGCGTTGCCGGGTGTGAAGAAGATTCTGATCGCTTCCGGCCTGCGCTATGACCTCGCGGTCGAGTCGCCGGAATACGTTAAAGAGCTGGTGACCCACCACGTGGGGGGTTACCTCAAGATCGCCCCGGAACATACCGAGGAAGGTCCGCTCAACCAGATGATGAAGCCGGGCATTGGCAGCTATGACAAGTTCAAGCGCATGTTCGAGAAGTACACCAAGGAAGCGGGCAAGGAGCAGTACCTGATTCCTTACTTCATCGCCGCCCACCCGGGCACCACTGATGAAGACATGATGAACCTGGCCCTGTGGCTCAAGGGTAACGGCTTCCGCGCCGACCAGGTGCAGGCGTTCTACCCGTCGCCGATGGCCACCGCCACCGCGATGTACCACTCGGGCAAGAACCCGCTGCGTAAGGTCACCTACAAGAGCGACGCGGTGACCATCGTCAAGAGCGAAGAGCAGCGCCGTCTGCACAAGGCCTTCTTGCGCTACCACGACCCGAAAGGCTGGCCGATGCTGCGTGAAGCATTGACCCGCATGGGCCGTGCCGACCTGATCGGGCCGGGTAAAGACCAGTTGATTCCGCTGCACCAGCCGGCCACCGACAGCTACCAAAGCGCCCGTCGCAAGAACTCGACGCCGGCCGGCAGCCATAAGGTTGCCAAGGAAACCACCACCAAGATCCTCACCCAGCACACCGGTCTGCCGCCGCGTGGCAGTGATGGCAGCAACCCGTGGGACAAGCGCGAACAAGCCAAGGCTGCGGCCATGGCGCGTAACAAGCAGGCTGCCAAGGAGCGCGCGGATGCGGCGAAGGGCAAAGGCGGCAAGCCTGCGCGCAAGCCGGTGGTGCCGCGTTGA